CACACCACAGTCCACACCTGAAAATAACGCGCTTTATCATAGCTTTGCGTTTCTTATAAAGCTCAACGATCAAGTATTGAAAATTCAAAATAGCGAAGATCAAAAAGCCGCAGCCTGCATGCTACTGGCACAAGAATATGCTGCAACCAATGATAACCCCAGCGACGCGCAACAAATTCGCTATCTCGCATCGCAACTTCCAGAACCTATTCAGACATGGTGGCTGCAGATTGCAGATACGTATTACGCACTGCTAAAACAAAATGCGGTTGAGTGTCAATAAATGGAAAACATACTAAAATATTCTTTTTGGCAGAGACTACAACAATTACCCTTCGTTGAGAAAATTGTTTTATATGGTTCACGAGCACGTCAAGACAATCAAGAGCGTTCGGATATCGATATCGCCATTTCTTGTCCAAAAGCCACAAAAATTGACTGGCAAAAAGTATTAAATATTATCGAAAACGCGGACACTTTACTAAAAATTGAT
This sequence is a window from Gammaproteobacteria bacterium. Protein-coding genes within it:
- a CDS encoding nucleotidyltransferase domain-containing protein: MENILKYSFWQRLQQLPFVEKIVLYGSRARQDNQERSDIDIAISCPKATKIDWQKVLNIIENADTLLKIDCVRLDTLSKTNPLLISIQQDGKILYEQRGLS